Proteins from one Ketobacter alkanivorans genomic window:
- a CDS encoding type VI secretion system Vgr family protein has product MSTAAKRPVANHSRFVLQIPSLQDEVRVVSFRFQGGLDSPYECALEIASLRRDLPLDELLGKAAVLTLFDERHPRYIHGEMTSLTQGSIGKRFTSYSVTLRPKIWMLGLRSGMRIFQDQSAVDIVTTVLKDAGIKGTDVRWQVSSKPLLREYCVQYRETDLAFISRLLAEEGLFYYFEHALDRHTLVIADGNSTFQPMPGSATLPYRTRTGMVSAEESVYEFHAAQHLQSGAVAMRDFGFEKPANRLEANHSAKHYPELQHYQYPGHFADTSEGKAYAKAQLLGHQALRDQRYAQSDCLRVAIGSRFTLSQHSTQAFNCEYVITALRMEGKQPQVLEEGASEEGSSFVAHVECMPASVEYRPSHNQPRPRVSGVQTAFVTGPKGEEIYTDRYGRVKVQFHWDREGKRDQNSSCWLRTSQGWAGNQWGAMALPRIGQEVIVSFLNGNPDRPIITGALYNASTQPPYDLPAHKTRTTFKSQSSPGADGYNELRMEDKKGNEQLFIHGQKDVDLYVKHDRMDSIDKDRHRIVTNVAHENIGNDLSNKTSKNRNIKIGQTLSQQVGGGVQQKAGQNWLEQTGADYSLKAATSVVLDAGMSITLKAGSGTVVLNPAGVSISGSQVRINSGGGAGSAKGASPTAPKSAQAVDSGKPGSAVNAVGANARFKQQPVRFDTSKGKQADAAESEQ; this is encoded by the coding sequence ATGTCTACCGCCGCTAAACGTCCAGTTGCCAATCACAGTCGATTTGTTCTTCAGATTCCTTCCCTGCAGGATGAGGTTCGCGTAGTGTCATTCCGGTTTCAGGGGGGGCTTGACTCACCTTATGAGTGCGCTCTTGAAATAGCCAGTTTGCGCAGGGATTTGCCACTGGATGAGCTGCTGGGCAAGGCTGCAGTATTGACCCTGTTTGATGAGCGCCACCCGCGTTACATTCATGGTGAGATGACAAGCCTGACGCAGGGCAGTATTGGCAAACGTTTCACAAGCTATAGCGTCACCCTGCGCCCCAAAATCTGGATGCTGGGCTTGCGCAGCGGAATGCGTATATTCCAGGATCAATCGGCCGTTGATATCGTCACAACAGTCCTGAAAGACGCCGGTATAAAAGGTACGGACGTTCGCTGGCAAGTCAGCAGCAAGCCACTGCTTCGTGAATACTGTGTCCAATATCGTGAGACTGATCTTGCGTTCATCAGCCGCTTGTTGGCAGAAGAAGGGCTGTTCTACTATTTTGAGCACGCTCTGGATCGGCATACCCTGGTGATCGCCGATGGCAACAGCACTTTTCAGCCCATGCCAGGCAGTGCCACCTTACCCTATCGTACCCGCACCGGGATGGTCAGTGCAGAAGAGTCAGTGTATGAATTTCATGCGGCTCAACACCTGCAGAGCGGTGCCGTTGCCATGCGTGATTTCGGCTTTGAAAAACCGGCTAATCGGTTGGAAGCCAATCACAGCGCAAAGCATTATCCTGAGTTGCAGCACTATCAATACCCAGGCCATTTTGCGGACACATCCGAGGGTAAGGCCTATGCCAAAGCGCAATTGTTGGGTCATCAGGCATTGCGGGATCAGCGCTACGCCCAATCCGATTGCCTGCGGGTTGCAATAGGGTCACGTTTTACACTGAGTCAGCACAGTACGCAGGCATTTAATTGCGAATACGTAATTACAGCGTTGCGCATGGAAGGCAAACAACCCCAGGTACTTGAGGAGGGAGCCTCAGAAGAAGGCAGCAGCTTTGTGGCACATGTTGAATGTATGCCCGCCTCGGTAGAATACAGGCCTTCGCATAATCAGCCTCGCCCTCGTGTCAGTGGTGTGCAAACCGCCTTTGTCACCGGCCCCAAAGGGGAAGAAATATACACAGATCGATATGGTCGGGTAAAAGTTCAGTTTCATTGGGATCGTGAAGGCAAGCGCGACCAAAACAGCAGCTGTTGGCTGCGCACCAGTCAGGGGTGGGCTGGCAACCAATGGGGAGCAATGGCACTACCCCGAATTGGTCAAGAAGTGATAGTAAGCTTTTTGAATGGCAACCCTGATCGGCCCATTATTACCGGGGCATTATATAACGCCAGCACCCAGCCGCCCTACGATTTGCCTGCCCATAAAACCCGTACCACGTTCAAATCCCAGAGCAGCCCTGGTGCCGATGGATATAACGAGCTGCGAATGGAGGATAAAAAGGGCAATGAGCAGCTTTTTATCCATGGACAGAAAGATGTTGACCTCTATGTTAAGCATGATCGGATGGACAGCATCGATAAAGATCGTCACCGCATCGTTACTAATGTTGCCCATGAAAATATCGGAAACGATCTCAGCAATAAAACCAGTAAAAACCGCAACATCAAAATAGGGCAAACACTGTCACAGCAGGTGGGCGGAGGCGTCCAGCAAAAAGCAGGGCAGAACTGGCTGGAACAAACCGGCGCTGACTATAGCCTCAAGGCCGCCACCAGTGTAGTGCTGGATGCCGGTATGTCCATAACGCTAAAGGCTGGCAGCGGTACCGTGGTGTTAAACCCGGCAGGTGTCTCCATCAGCGGCTCGCAAGTGCGTATCAATAGTGGGGGTGGTGCAGGGTCTGCCAAAGGCGCATCACCGACGGCACCGAAATCTGCGCAAGCTGTTGATTCTGGCAAGCCTGGGTCGGCCGTCAATGCGGTGGGAGCCAACGCTAGATTTAAACAGCAGCCGGTAAGGTTCGATACGAGCAAAGGCAAGCAAGCCGATGCGGCAGAGTCTGAACAATAA